One window of Penaeus chinensis breed Huanghai No. 1 chromosome 1, ASM1920278v2, whole genome shotgun sequence genomic DNA carries:
- the LOC125024917 gene encoding uncharacterized protein LOC125024917, which produces MNSIVFAILLVMVALFDAGAKKSLDPVFTEDDDYADIREEQKQITEVVLDHMDAVKLALYILLGVSLMCVVTSSMLIHGVRRKRRGLLLPYIVQEVINILVFLALIIGTLVILGTHRIIVSSVLGVVVGLLMHLYFMLVVISQYQALGLIRMHEEISMK; this is translated from the exons ATGAACAGCATCGTGTTCGCCATCCTCCTCGTGATGGTCGCCCTCTTCGACGCCGGCGCGAAGAAGTCGCTGGACCCCGTGTTCACGGAAGACGACGATTACGCCGACATCAGAGAGGAGCAGAAGCAGATCACCGAAGTCGTCTTGGATCATATGGATGCAG TGAAACTGGCGCTGTATATCCTGCTGGGAGTGTCTTTGATGTGTGTTGTTACCTCGTCCATGCTTATTCACGGTGTCAGGAGG AAGCGGCGTGGTCTCCTCCTGCCCTACATTGTTCAGGAAGTTATCAACATCCTCGTCTTCCTTGCCTTGATTATTGGAACTTTGGTCATTCTTGGCACTCACAGAATTATCGTCTCTTCAGTCCTGGGGGTCGTAGTCGGCCTTCTTATGCATCTTTACTTCATGCTTGTGGTGATCTCTCAATACCAGGCTCTTGGTCTCATTCGCATGCATGAGGAGATCAGTATGAAGTAA